ACCTTCACCCCTTTGGGATAGTCCTATGCTAGTTTATTTCAAAGGTTGAGGCAATTGGACGTGTTGAGGCCGATTGAGGCAAAGATACAAAATCCACCGCCAAAGAATCTTGATTATTCTCTGAGGTGTGCATATTGTTCTTATGCACCAGGGCATGATATAGAGAAGTGTTGGCATTTGAAAAGAGAAATACAAGGGCTTATTGATGCAAATCAAATTGTAGTACATATCCCAGAtgcgccaaacatcaaccaaaatcctttgccAGCCCACACAGAGACACACATGATTGAGATAGTTTGTAAGGATGGGGAGTCCGGGAATTTTTCCGAATCCATCATGATGATTCGTTCTAGTGAAGGTAATTCAGTTAAGGTTCTAGACTCTACAAAAGCAATTCCCTCGACAGTTGAAGGGATGGCGGTGAAACTAAGCATGCTCAACGTGAAGCCACCGGTGTTGGTCGTGAAAGGGCCTTCGAACGATATTGGGGCAAGTCGGGATAAGCCGACAGTGGTCGTGATAGGGAACCCAAGCAAGCCTGTCATAGTCATGAAAGGGGCTCCTATTACCCCCGTTGTTATTAAGCGCTGACCTAGTTGTAGTGGTTGATACAAAGGTTGTTCCATGGAATTACAAACAAGTGATAGTGACATataaagggaaagaagtagaggaagaagttAATGAAACTAGAGGACTGACTCATTCTGGGAGGTGTTTTACCATGAAAGAATTGAGGAAGGCCAAGCATTTCAAGGATAGTCAAATGCCAGTAAAGAAgccggtcactgaagaagaggttgaAGTGTTCCTGAAAAAGATGAACGTGCAAGATTATTCCATTATGGAGGTATTAAGGAAAACACTGGCTCAGATCTCTCATATGTCTTTACTAATACATTCAGATGACCACTGcaaagccctgatgaagattttgaatgaggcacatgttcctgataagatcaTAGTGAATCACTTGGAAAAGAATTCTAACAAGATCTTCGAAGCAAATAGGATCACCTTTTtagatgatgaacttcctatggAGGGTACAGAACACAATTGAGCTCTTTATCTCACTGTCAAGTGCGAGGAGTCTGTTGTCTCGAGGGTATTGGTTAATAACGGCTCTAGTGCAAATATTTGCCCTTTGTCTACTTTACAAAAGTTTAAAATTAGTACTGAAAGAATCCATATGAATAGTGTATGTGTTCGAGGCTTTGATGGGGGAGGGAAAGATTCTGTAGGTGATATAATACTTGAATTGTCGATAGGTCCAGTCAAGTTCACTATGGAATTTCAAGTGTTAGATGTGGTTGTCTCCTACAATCTGTTATTGGGCAGGCCTTGGATACATGTGGCTAAGGAAGTCTCGTCTTCTCTACATCAAATGGTAAAATTTGAATGGGACAGgcaggaaatagttgtgcacggtgatgagGACATATCTGCTTATAATGACCCGTCTGTTCCATTTATTGAAGCTGAAGATGATAAAGGGCTTTGGGTCTACCACACTTTCAAAACTGTGTCTGTTGAGAAGATTCCCAAGGGAGAATGCATTCCAGGACCGAAGCTATCCTCCGCGTccgtcatggtagcaaatgaaatgttgaagaatggttttgTGCTGGGTAAAGGTCTGGGTTCATCTCTACAGAGTATTGTGCATCCAGTATGCCCACGTGAAAATCTTGGCacatttggtttgggatttaTGCCCATAGAGAGGGACGTGAAAAGGGCTAAAAATAAGAAACAGAAGGCATGGTCGCTACCCAGGCCTGTTCCAGACATCTCCAAGTCCTTTATCAATCCAGGGGCCACAAAACTTCTAATATCATTAATACCGAAAGCTATAATTGATGTTGATGAAGAGCTGATCAATAGGTTCCAGAGTCTGTTTGATGAGGTTAATATGGTAAAAATTGGGAAAGGTTCTAGTAACGCAGATGTGCAGCTcgttgggccaaatgtgaagctCAGCAATTAGgaagctactcctctccccacccgaaaggagttttggtagtttgctttgttttcctttctgttaTCTCGGTTATTCCAGGGTTATAATCCAGATTTTAATTTTTCTCTTGTTTTGATGTTCAAACCtttctatccttttattttcaatgaaatgCAATTTCCCGTTTTTCATTATTCCTAATAgtgtttcatttttatttttcttttataattttttttatgctggctctaatgacatgacatgcatgaggaattttcagTCAAGTCTTAAAAGCCAGGCTAATCCTAAAATAATGATCCAAAAAGTACAATATGATGATGAAACAtaatatgatgaagaagcagcaTTTGAGGAAATCAGTAAAGAACTAACATACTTTGAAGAAAAACCAaagcctaatttgaatgaaactgaagcaatcaatttaggagatcagGATAATGTTAAGaaaaccaagataagtgtgcatctaGAACCGCAAgtcaaggaagaaataatcaaagcactgtttgagtacaaagatgtctttgcatggtcgtatgacgaTATGCCGGGCTTGAGCACTGACTTGGTTGTTCATAAATTGCCAATTGATCCTGCACTCCCTCCTGTTAAGAAAAAGTTAAGAAAGTTCAAGACTGATATGAGTgtgaagatcaaagaagaaatcacaaatcAACTTGATGCAAAAGTCATTCGGGTCACTCaatatcccacttggttagctaatgttgtgccggtaccaaagaaggatggtaagaccggggtatgtgttgattatcgtgatctTAACAAAGCAAACCCAAAGGATGATTTTCCATTGCTGAACATCCACATTCTGATTGATtattgtgccaagcatgagattgggtcttttgtggattgctacgCGGGATATCACCAGATCCTAATGGATGAGGAAGATGCAGAAAAAATAACATTCGTCACACCATAGGGAACATATTGCTATcgggtaatgccatttggtttgaagaatgctggagcaacttacatgagggcgaTGACTActatatttcatgacatgatacacaaggagattgaggtttatgtagatgatgtgatcataaagttAAAGAAGCAGTCCGACCATGTCAAGGATTTGAGGAAGTGTTTTCGAAGGCTACGTATGTATAATCTCAAGCTCAATCCAgcaaaatgtgcatttggtgtcccATCCGGGAAACTGTTAGGATTCATGGTTAGTCGACGCGGTATTAAGTTGGATCCGTcaaagatcaaggccatcgaggAGTTACCACCTCCCAAAAATAAAACTGATGTGATGGGCTTGCTCGGAAGGTTAAattacatcagcaggtttattgctcaactcacgacgacctgtgagcccatctttaagttgttgAAGAAGAATGCCATGGTTAAGTGGACTGACGAGTGTCAAGAAGCATTTGATAAGAGCAAGAGGTACCTGTCAAACCCACCCGTGCTGGTCCCACCAGAGCCTGTGAGACCTTTAATCTTGTATTTGACTGtcttggataattcttttggttgcGTACTGGGTCAACATGACATCACGAGAAAGAAAGAGCAGGAAATATATTAtctcagcaagaagttcactccttatgaggttaagtatactcttcttgaaaggacatgttgtgccctGACTTAGGTAgcacaaaagttgaagcattatctttcgtcctacactacttacctcatctctcgcatggatcctctaaagtatatctttcagaagcctatgcccacaggCAGACTtgcaaagtggcagattttactcaTAGAGTTTGACATTATCTATGTGACTCAGACCGCGATGAAAGCTCAAGCGTGGACCGACCACTTAGCCAAAAATCTGATGGATGGAGAATATGTGCCATTGAggacttattttcctgatgaagaagtgctATATGTTGACGAAGTTGATCATAATGAAAATCGAAgttggaaactcttctttgatggagctgctaaCATGAATGGTATCGGAATAGGGGTTGTACTCATTTCCGAAACAGGGCAACACTACCCTGTAACCGCCTAACTTCGATTTTGTTACACCAACAACATGGCTGAGTACGGAGCACACATTCTAGGTTTGAGGTTAGCTGTAGACATGGGAGTCCAGGAGATACTGgttttgggagattcagatttgttaGTTCACCAGATTCGGGGAGAAAGGGAAACTCGGGACCTAAAGCTCATACCATATCGACAAtgtctgcatgatctttgtcaacgaTTCAAGTCAGTAGAATTTAggcatattcccaggattcataatgagattgcCGATGCCCTGGCTACTCTAGCTTCAATGCTACATCATCCGGATAAGACTTATGTTGACCCCGTGTATATCCAAGTCCGTTATCAGCATGCCTATTGTAATATGGTTGAAGAGGAACTTGATGGTAAAccttggttccatgatatcaaggaataCTTCAAGCCCAGGATATATCCGGTACATGCCACAGgtgatcaaaagagaactattcGACGTCTGACTAGTGGTTTTTTCTTAAGTGGAGGAATCTTGTACAAGAGGACTCCAGACCTAGGATTATTGAGGTACGTAGATGCTAAGGAAGCTTCAACTGTCATGAATGAAGTTCATTCTGGAGTTTTGTAGGCCTCATATGAACGGGTATGTCTTGGAAAAAAATATacttcgagcaggttattattggctcatcatggaacgagattgcatcagctttgttcgcaagtgtcatcaatgccaggtgcaTGGTGATTTGATTCATTCTCCGCCATCGGAGTTGCACACAATGTCTACACCTTGGGCATGGATGTTATCAGACCAATTGAGCCAGTGGCGTCAAATGGAcataggtttattctggtggccattgattactttactatgtgggtcgaagctgtaactttcaagtccgtgaccaagaaagcagtggtagattttgttcattcaaatATCATTTGCTGGTTTGGAATTCCAAAGGTAATCATCACAGACATTGCTGCTAATCTCAACAGTTATTTGATGAAAGAGGCATCCGAACAATTCAAGATTATGCATCGGAATTCTACTCCATATCTCCCCAAGGCAAACAGAGCTGTTGAAGCTGCTAACAAAAACATAAAGATACTTCGTAAGATGGTGTAAGGTTCTAGGCAGTGGCATAAAAAGTTGCATTTTGCTTTGTTAGGCTATCACACTCCTGTTCGCACTTCAGTAGGGGCAACTCTTTATTTGTTGGTATATGGAACTAAGGCAGTTATACCCGCGGAGGTTGAGATTCCATCCCTTCGGATTGTTGCGGAAGCtaaaattgatgatgatgagtgggtcaTAACCTGTTTGGAGCAGTTGAATTTAATTGATGAGAAAAGATTGACatcagtgtgtcatggtcaattGTATTAGAAGagaatggcaagagcatacaacaagaaggtgcgtccCCAGAAATTTGAAGTGGGCCAGCTAGTattgaaacgcatccttccacatcaAGCTGAAACTAAATGCAAATTCACCCCAAACTGGCAGGGGTCGTTCACTGTGACAAGAGTGCTGCCCAATGGCGCTTTGTATTTCACAGACATAGAAGGAAAAGTTATGGATATGGCTATCAAATCTGATgtagtcaaaagatactatgtaTGATTTCTTAGCTCATCTTTAATTGCATGTCTTATACTTGGTATTTCTAAAGTTTGGTatgacgaaggcattttattcAGCTACCCACACACTTTTATCCTTTGctaccccttttgagccttaatttattttccttcatacccCACTTTTGAAATCAGAAAATAGAGTTAGAAAAtataaaaaagagaaaagaaaccaaaaaaaaaagagaaagaaaaaaaaagaattgagGTTGGAACTACatttgacctgattccttttaaggatacgtacgtttgacctgattccttttaaaGATATGTAGGCAGCCTTACTCTGAGGTTCGGTtccatcaaaataaaaatcttAAATTCCCGAGACTCAAAGAAACTGGGGCAAAAAGTTTTAGTTTTGGCAAAAGATCttattccaaaagttgtaattctaAACCTTttcattttaaattattttgagccTTCATGCCATCCTTTCTTCCTAACCTTGACCAAAAGCCCACATTACggtccaaagaaagaccttccgatcaatctttgaggatgccaagtcaagCATGAGATAGAGGTATGATTTTCTTACATCATGGGTGGCACTTTGTTCATGGGAacaaaaatgaataaaatgagagagtcttattggtgaaaaccctcgcgGGCACCGTAAGGTGATAGTGAGTTATGAGATGAACAAATGGGAGAGGCTTGTTGGTAAAAACCCTTTGGGGCACTACAAGTCGAAAAAGGTTTATGACTTTATAGAGAAGTTAGATCATGAAGGCCCagttttgaagtatgaagacatgaCAATGGGATTTGATTTTAAGTTTTCAGGGTCCTCCTGGATAatgagatttagttttaagttttcaggaccctcctggataatgggatttaattttaGTCTTcaagaccctcctggataatgggatttagcttttaaattttcaggaccctcatggataatatgatttagttttaagttttcagaaccctcctggataatgggatttagttttatgtttttagaaccctcttggataatgggatttagttttctttttaatttttcaggatcctcctggataatggaatttagttttaagttttcaggacccttctggataatggaatttagttttaagttttcaggaccctcctggataatgggatttagttttttttttttgagttttcaggaccctcctcgataatgggatttaattttaagttttcaggaccctcttgGATAATGGGAGTTAGTTTTAAGTTTTCTGGTCCCTCCTGGATAATGCGATtttgttttaagttttcaggatcctcctggataatgggattttattttcaagttttcaggaccctcatagataatgggatttagtttttagttttcaggaccctcctggataatgggatttagtttcaAGTTTTCAGGATCCTCCTGGATAATGAGATTTAGTTTTAAGCTTTCAGGACcttcctggataatgggattcaaCTAACACTCACAAATGTTCCTGGTATAAACTAGGGcagaaaattttctttgttttgtcTGTTTTATTGTGATTACAGGCACCCACCtgaagaatgagggaatttatttcaagtttcaagttattagcaggcgcccacctaccTGGAAGACAAGGGAATTCATTttagaattcatttcaagtttcaagtcaatagcaggcgcccacctggagaacgagggaattcatttcagagttTATTTTAAGTTTCGGCATTAGTAGCAGGCGCctacctggagaacgagagaatttatttcagagttatttcaagtttcaagtcagcAGCAGTCGCCCACCtgaagaatgagggaattcatttcatgtttcaagtcagtagcaggctCCCACgtggagaacgagagaattcaTTTCAGAGTTAAATTCAAATCAACAGCAGGAGCCCACCTGAAGAATGAGAGAATTTGAGCATGATTTTGAAAttcccttttatttatttattttattatattattcgcTAGTAGCATGTTTAGGCCGACCACACTTGGGTAGGAAAATATTaggtcttttattttattttttatttgaggTGAGAGGTCGTTCCCTTTAGTTTATACTTGGCAAAATGCCctgtaaattatatatatatttttatccggGGTATGCCCTGTAGTGAATATAATTGGAGGATGTGACGGACATCGTGGAGTGATCATAGTATAGACTTTTGGTATTTttctcatattttattttttttatttaggtGGGGACGACCTCGAGCCTCTTATGTGTTTATTTTTCTTTCGTTTGTTTTGCCTCAATTTGGGTATTCTTTAAAGCCAACTGGATCAAGTACGCAACCGTAACtttcacgggactcggggaatgcctaacaccttctccccgagtTAAATGAACCCCCTTACTCGAAATCTCTAGTACAAACTGGTTTAGAGTCAAATATgttttttaaggaaaaaatacttttaaatggTGACTTGGCACACCGAGATTATATGCCATGTGGCGACTCCGAGAAAATCCCTTTTAAATAAATGTTTTGTTACTTTCATGATTGAAAATCTTTTTGAACTTAAACTCACTTTTATCTATTTTAAAAGAGGTAGTTAAGGTGGTTAAAAAAAGGGTGTGACACATAGTTTTTTCATATTCGTGAAAATCAAAAAGTGCTTTGTTTACAATTTCATTAGGTTCACATATATCCCCATTAAAATTTAACAAATTTCTAGCCTTCCAAATTTGCCACATGATTGAAATACTTAGTTTAACAATTTTAATAGATTCAGGATATTTATTAGCATTAATAAAAATATCATACCATCATGCAGCAAAATCTAAAGTATTTTCTAAGTTAGGCCAATTAATAGGACTCAATTTCCAAACTAACTGAGCTTTATGACATCTAAAGAGCATATGATCAATAGTTTCATTTTCTAAGCCACATACCTTACATACATCACATACATGATTCAAACGTTTAGAAATAGTACAATTAACAGGTAGCACATTCAAAATACATTTcctaataaaatatttatatttgttcttAATGTTCAGGGACCATAAGAATTACCGAAAAGTTTTTAAAAAGGAGTAATGACTAGATTGGGATCTGGCATTGTAACCTCCCTACATCTTGTAATTTTCTTAGCTAAATGATAACCCAATTTAACCTCATAATTACCTGACTTAGAGTGACACCAAATAATTCTATCCAAAGAGCCCGTAATAGAGATGAGGATAGATAAAATTGCATGAATATCATCAATACAAAACAAATTCTAAAGATCATGCAACTTACAAGTATGCGCCTATTGATCAATAAGGGCATATGATAATGTTGGGGGTTTAAATCCACTAGAATTAGGAATCCAAGAATCAATCCAGACCTTAATATTTTCACCTGTTCCTACCCTCCATTGAATCCCTTTTTGCAGCAGCTCTCTTCCCCAAATAATACTTTTTCAAATCCAAGAACTAGATAATGAAACAATAGCTTTAAGGAAAGaattattttgaaaatactaACTTTTGAGAATTTTAACAAGTACTTCCTCCGTTTCATATTAAATGAGGTAGTTTGACTGGGCACATAGTTTAATAAACAGGAGTAGACTATTGCCAAATCACCTTAACTACATTTTTTCCCTTAAGGGCCCACATGCTAGCTTTTTAATGAAAATCATGATAAAATAGATACTAAGTCAAATGTGACCCACATATCCCATCTTCTCTGCCATATTAACTAAGTCAAAAAACGTTTCCTTCAATTCTCAGAGTCTACTGGCTACTCTAAGATCAAAGGTCCAGTGCGTAAACACCAAGATTTGTGAGCATCTCAAGTTTGTTAAACAAAGTTTATGTgaaatttcttcaattcttgtgGCGCCAAAAAAAATGTCTCTTTCATTCTTGTGGCGCCAAAAATTCTCTTTTTTAATTAGGTGAAAAGCTTGTCTATTTATGTAGCGATATTTGAGATTATTCACTTATGCTTTCACTATTTCTCTTCATAATCCTGTTTTATCTCCTGGTATTTCTAATTTTCTCTTACATTCTGATTATTTCCGTTAATCCAATTTTATCTAGCATATGAGATTAATTATACACAAATGAGTGACTCACAATTAGACTCAACTATTAGAAAAAAACGACTAAAAATTGAGGAGCGTCATGCTATTGCCGAATAGCTTTTGAAGGAAAGAAAAAATGGAGTTGTTAAACATGGGTCTTTAAAGCAagttgtgattttatttaatACTTCAAGGAGTACTATGAAAAGAATTTGGCAACAGACAAAATTAAGTATCCCTAACGGTACTCCATTAAATATATCTCCGCATATTGTAGGTAGAGTTGGGAGAAAATAAATTCATGTCGACATTAATATGGTAAAAGAAATTCCTCTTTGTCGCCGAATAAATAATCGATCTTTGGCATGTGCTACGGATATGTCAACATCAACTATTTTTCGACGCATCAAAGAAGGAGCTATAAGGTCACATACCAATGTCGTAAAGCCTCATTTGACGGAAGAAAATAAGAAGGCAAGACTTCAATTTTATCTATCAATGATTGAGTCTAGTACACTAAATTCAAATCCTATGTTTTCAGATATGTTTAATTATGTTCATATAGATGAAAAATGGTTCTTTTTGTTGAAAAAATCTGAAAAGTTCTATCTTCTCCCTGAAGAACAAGAGCCAAACCCATATAGATCTTGTAAAAGTAAATATTTCATAACAAAAGTTATATTTATGATTGTTGTTGCCTGTTACGCACCCTAGGCTTGCTGAAGATGGAACTGGGTTATTTtcaggaaaagtagaaatatttCCTTTTGTGCTCAAGGAATCCGCCAAAAGGAATAGAAAAAACAGAGTAGCTGGAACTTTGGAAACAAAGCCTATTTTATCAGTCACTAAAGATGTCACTAGGATTTGTTTAATTGAAAAAGTTCTTCCAGCGATTCGATCAAAATGACCACTTTCGCAGTCAAATTCTCCTATTTTTATCCAACAAGATAATGCGAGACCTCACCTTAGTGTTAATGACTTGCAATTTACCGAAGCTGCTCGGTAAGATGGATTTGATATTAGGCTTTGCTTTCAACCTCCTAACAACccatattaaaatatttttgtcacgatccaaactaacccctgtcgtgatggcacctgtcgtagaactaggcaagccgactcatttccaaaataaaccgatatttttattttaaagataattccaatattatttaacataaaaaccttcgtaaaggagttccaatcaaaataaaagtgcggaagaaaaaacccgacatcggggtgtcactaatcattagcatctactacaatatatctaacaatatcaaggctaactcagcctgaaaaatagctaaatacaactagaggaagataagagggagaagagcagggggctgcgatcgccaaacagctaccttgctctctccaagaaaatctacaaccagaacaatcaataaccgctaccgtgcccagctacacctgaatctgcacacaaggtgcaaggagtaacgtgagtacgccaactcagtaagtaacaacaataaataaagactgagtagtagtgatgagcaataaggcatataacattcatatcgggaaatctagtaaaataccacatgcttttaaaatcagagtttgaatcaaaacatctcgtttaacccagttccagtaaaaattatttaaagatatttttcaacagttttcaaacagagaaaaaatgcaaaggtgagcaaaaatgatgaaaacataaacagcccctcgggcaaaatatcactcatatacagccccttgggcaaacctcacagtcactcgtgccactcgggcatatctcataatcactcttgccactcgggcatgcctcacaatcactcatgcctcccagtcactcagcactcggcactcgcactcagtaggtacctgcactcactgggggtgtgtacagactccgtaggggctccttcagcccaagcgttataatctgcacggacaactcacgtgctgcacggacaactcacgtgctgcacggacaactcacgtgctataataataaagtatgctgtaggcgggcagccccgatccacactcatcctcataatcaggccctcggccgatatcaacatgctgcggcgtgcagcccgatcccataaatatcctcacaaatcaggccctcagcctcactcagtcataaacctctcaagccactcgagcatttcagtaaaatagggcattcggcccaaaacatttatatgcatcaaaatagagtcataaaactgagttatgtggtaaacaagaataaacatgactgagtataaattttcaatctaaaataatgagaggatagtaagaaaataccctaagggtccaaacagcactggcgcaaggcccaaacatggcattcagcctaatttacagaaactctttctaaaacatataagtatcatatagtttcaacaaagtatgtaactttatagttgctacgggatggacaaagtcgcaatccccaacagtgcacgtccacacgcccgtcacctagcatatgcgtcactaaaatagtagaatgataccaaaaattcggggtttcataccctcgggattagatttacaatcgttacttacctcaaaccggtcaaatctctaccccgcaatgctctttcctctggaatcggcctccaaatgctccgaatctattcaatatcagtacaataccatcaatacgcactaatgaagtgaattccacaagaaaagctataaaattagaccaaaacccgaaattggctcaaacccggtccccggacccacgtctcaaaatccaaaaaaattcacaaaactagaaagctcattcactcacgaacctaaccataccaaattcatcaaaatccgacatcgtttggtccttcaaatccttaaattactctccaaatattccaagccctaacccctcatttttactatttacaatgattaaacaatagaaaatcaccatatatacgagtattagagctcaagaaACTAACCTCACTGATAGCCTTTGAATAACCCTTCTAACgtccctccaaaagctccaaaaaccgactttaAAATGGTGGAAacgaaccaaattcgcgaagggttctatttatggtttctgcccaggtttttcgcacctgttACAACTTTTAtgcttctgcgccaccgcacctgcggaaaaatccatcgcaggtgcggaactcacttaggagccca
The DNA window shown above is from Nicotiana tomentosiformis chromosome 8, ASM39032v3, whole genome shotgun sequence and carries:
- the LOC138897750 gene encoding uncharacterized protein, producing the protein MGVQEILVLGDSDLLVHQIRGERETRDLKLIPYRQCLHDLCQRFKSVEFRHIPRIHNEIADALATLASMLHHPDKTYVDPVYIQVRYQHAYCNMVEEELDGKPWFHDIKEYFKPRIYPVHATGDQKRTIRRLTSGFFLSGGILYKRTPDLGLLRYVDAKEASTVMNEVHSGVL
- the LOC138897748 gene encoding uncharacterized protein, giving the protein MAQFFARHFQYNIDIVPDRLSLTKIENKPNESFREYGLRWREQAARVNPPMEEDEMVKYFLQAQEPTYFGHLISAMGKPFNDVVKIGEMVEEGLKSSKIMSYSAIRATTQAIQNGTRSLLGSKKKDDVAMVVSGPWRGLRGHDIEKCWHLKREIQGLIDANQIVVHIPDAPNINQNPLPAHTETHMIEIVCKDGESGNFSESIMMIRSSEGNSVKVLDSTKAIPSTVEGMAVKLSMLNVKPPVLVVKGPSNDIGVVPWNYKQVIVTYKGKEVEEEVNETRGLTHSGRCFTMKELRKAKHFKDSQMPVKKPVTEEEVEVFLKKMNVQDYSIMEVLRKTLAQISHMSLLIHSDDHCKALMKILNEAHVPDKIIVNHLEKNSNKIFEANRITFLDDELPMEGTEHN
- the LOC138897751 gene encoding uncharacterized protein; this translates as MDVIRPIEPVASNGHRFILVAIDYFTMWVEAVTFKSVTKKAVVDFVHSNIICWFGIPKVIITDIAANLNSYLMKEASEQFKIMHRNSTPYLPKANRAVEAANKNIKILRYHTPVRTSVGATLYLLVYGTKAVIPAEVEIPSLRIVAEAKIDDDEWVITCLEQLNLIDEKRLTSVCHGQLY
- the LOC138897749 gene encoding uncharacterized protein; the encoded protein is MNSVCVRGFDGGGKDSVGDIILELSIGPVKFTMEFQVLDVVVSYNLLLGRPWIHVAKEVSSSLHQMVKFEWDRQEIVVHGDEDISAYNDPSVPFIEAEDDKGLWVYHTFKTVSVEKIPKGECIPGPKLSSASVMVANEMLKNGFVLGKGLGSSLQSIVHPVCPRENLGTFGLGFMPIERDVKRAKNKKQKAWSLPRPVPDISKSFINPGATKLLISLIPKAIIDVDEELINRFQSLFDEVNMVKIGKEAAFEEISKELTYFEEKPKPNLNETEAINLGDQDNVKKTKISVHLEPQVKEEIIKALFEYKDVFAWSYDDMPGLSTDLVVHKLPIDPALPPVKKKLRKFKTDMSVKIKEEITNQLDAKVIRVTQYPTWLANVVPVPKKDGKTGVCVDYRDLNKANPKDDFPLLNIHILIDYCAKHEIGSFVDCYAGYHQILMDEEDAEKITFVTP